The Amblyomma americanum isolate KBUSLIRL-KWMA chromosome 3, ASM5285725v1, whole genome shotgun sequence genome window below encodes:
- the LOC144124888 gene encoding mid1-interacting protein 1A codes for MESANSLSPRRLSAIGSSQKSRRQSYAGQSLPQDSAPGQLKRVPTVSGPVSALDNLQMYRLDANHRGPGSSASRRTSRNEDSFTCSQQSILSAMDRFVKSVNNMDATVLVPSRLRDMDLTDKAGRAPPANLSQTDLYSFYNMLNDVKNELLWGPSAAATSAVVPLTGALLRPPPKHTRQPSDDSLGSTGSTSDTDSDVDSVVTDRDGLEQSLHLAAAFRHHLQGLHAILHQLADSADYLACRYQEEVDASAL; via the coding sequence ATGGAGAGTGCAAACAGTCTGAGCCCCAGGCGACTTTCCGCCATTGGATCGAGTCAAAAGTCGCGGCGACAGTCTTACGCGGGGCAGTCTCTCCCACAGGACTCTGCTCCCGGCCAACTGAAGCGGGTGCCTACGGTGAGCGGACCGGTGTCTGCCCTCGACAACCTACAGATGTATCGGCTGGACGCAAACCATCGGGGCCCTGGCTCCAGCGCCTCTCGGCGCACCAGCCGCAACGAGGATTCGTTCACCTGTTCTCAGCAGAGCATCCTCAGCGCCATGGATCGGTTCGTCAAGTCGGTGAACAACATGGATGCCACGGTGCTGGTGCCTTCGAGGCTGCGCGACATGGACCTCACCGACAAGGCTGGCCGGGCGCCGCCGGCGAACCTGTCACAGACGGACCTGTACTCCTTCTACAACATGCTCAACGACGTCAAGAACGAGCTGTTGTGGGGCCCCAGCGCGGCCGCCACCTCGGCCGTCGTGCCGCTGACCGGAGCCCTGCTTCGGCCGCCGCCGAAGCACACGCGGCAGCCCTCGGATGACAGCCTCGGCTCGACGGGATCCACGTCCGACACAGACTCCGACGTGGACAGCGTGGTCACGGACCGCGATGGGCTAGAGCAGAGCCTGCACCTGGCCGCCGCCTTCAGGCATCACCTGCAGGGACTGCACGCCATCCTGCACCAGCTCGCCGACTCGGCCGACTACCTGGCGTGCAGGTATCAGGAGGAAGTGGACGCGTCGGCGCTCTGA